AATAGCTTTGCGGTGAACGATGTAAACTGTCCCACTGTCAGTTACCATGTGTCATAAAACTGTAAGAATAAATCAATGAACTTTGCACTTGAGAGAATTCTTACAGGCTGGGGACAACGAGCATGTGTCAAATGTTTTGCGATATTCCTCTCCTCGTAATCACCTTTAATACATGCATGGGCATGCACTATCAGACTGTGGCTTCGTTTGTTTTGCAGTTATCTTAGTGACCTAGAACGTATCGAAAAGCCTGACTTCCTTCCTACCGAACAAGACATTCTTCGGGCTCGAGCTCCTACTACTGGCATTATAGAATATCCGTTTGATCTGGACTCCATCATATTTAGGTACTAACACACATTACTTGAACTTGACTATACGTTTAGAAGTATACTATACTAACTTAGTATCGTACTAACCTGGAGTAATGGATTAGTATCAAAATACCTGTgtgagtttttttttttaatacggGTAgacacttttattttattcctatcGTGTCATGTATTTTTTGTCTGTACATTATCGCAATaccatttatttatgttaatcatttttttctccctcgATCGTATATAGTTTCTTAAGTATTATCGCGATTTgttgtaatgtaaataatattcttttatacataAGTTATCACGTATAGAAATAGACTTTATAAGTTACAGAGGTAAAATAGAAGTAGCAGGTAATTAATAAGTTATcatttataacgtaacgtaataatagtaatatttactattttataccTTAAAAATTGACAAGGTGAGTGAACACGTAGATAActtcttatttaaaaagaaaaacaggattatgttatttactatatattttatagctgATTCTTCCTGTTtcgttctcctttcttctctttttttttgtttttttttctcttcaatttttatccttCGTTTGCTTTAAATAGCTCATTGTTTGCATgtttttccatgaaatttctattcagaaaatataatattacgacaTTTGACTAATGAATCGTATgagtaatttaaattctgAATGTGAAATTAGGAATTATTTACAAACTGCACTTaacaaattgataaatatcgGATAACAGTTTGCGCTTTAGTTTGATTAATATTGTAGCAAATATTTAAGTCGTAAGTGAAAAGATGAACGATATTAcataagtatattttacagGATGGTAGACGTTGGTGGACAGAGATCAGAAAGAAGGAAGTGGATCCACTGTTTCGAGAATGTCACTTCTATCATCTTTTTAGTAGCTTTAAGTGAATATgatcaaattttgtttgaatCGGAAAATGAGGTAAATactattacaatatttctttctcttattttctagtttacCCATATAAAGCATATCATTAACTAAATCATATCATTGTAACTTGTTGTTACCATTTTTCAGAATCGAATGGAAGAAAGTAAGGCTTTgttcaaaacaattattacatatccTTGGTTCCAACAATCTTCTGTTATTCTGTTCCTAAACAAGAAAGATCTGCTCGAGGAGAAGATTATGTACTCTCATCTTGTTGACTATTTTCCTGAATATAATGGTAGGTATATAACACCAATATTTACTTTTGGAAATTATACTGTATAATAACATTCACAACATTAAACTTATTAATGTTTGTGAATCTTTAGATTGATACGTACAACATCCTATGTAATATACTGGATGTTTACTATTGTTCACTATGTATGAACGAAAATCTACCAGTTGATGCGAGATGTGATTTTACATAGAAAGTTCTCATACAAAcacataataaaattcaataatttattaataaaggTTGATaatctttgttaattttaatatactcggtttagaatgaattttatcttcAGAAATGattatgtttctttattctatccaggaagataaattaatttttcaaaacacAGTAGACAATTCCATTATTGAACATTgcaaatagatttttaatttctatatttctagttaatataattattccaacattatacatagatatttgatttttaatccatttttattaaatctttgtAATTCACTACTAGTGATTTGGAAATACTTTTTATGCggtattttatctttaataaatagaaaaataaattggatTACCatgttttgaaaaatatcgcagAGAAGGCTCTTAAAGTAATATAGAAgttataatatcataatattattaagtatATCATAAAATGTGAAACATGAAACACCTTCGGATGAATTGTCAATATGTTCAGAGAATCAGGCTTAGAATTATTTTGCATTGCTCTGGAGCGTACTATTCAGTTTATTATTAGTAAGTGAACAAGTTGTATGGTATAGGCCCTAAACAACAAGATGTACCAGCAAGGGAATTCATCTTAAAGGTGTATCTCAGTACGAATCCTGATCCTGACCGCATGTGCTACTCTCACTTCACGTGTGCGACAGGTCtgtttaaatataacacaTCCTGGCAGAAATTGTAGATGTTTTGTagagaattttctaaattgaGCCAGTAACTATACATCATAAAGTTGTAACTGTATCCTTAAAGCTTAACCCTTTCTGTATTATAGAACAGCTATTTTCCGTATTTCGACATTACctttcattcattttatcaataataagTGATTCAACTTTTCCATAAAACCATACCAGAACAACTTACATGCATAAATAGAGATTTTAGTTTTTGCTTTagggaaatttatttactttagaATTGATTTTCAAAGCATTTTGACATAAACATTCCTTAGAATTTTCCAGACGTATCTAATTAgatctaatttaaataatctaattaaaatgtgttatattttcttaatctgataaaatgaaaacgtATATTAAGCTTACATAAGAGATTTGTATTTGACTGATAATAACTTTAAAAGGTTTCTTTGAGAGTTAATAGAActaattgaataatttgtcCTTCAGTATTTATTGGATTTGGATATAAACTTCATTGATTTAGTAAATCAGATAAAGTGGATTTGATAATAGTTTCAacatacaaaaaaaattttttttctccatgaaaacataatttttacctTCTGTAtctaattttctctttaatctttacatatcattttaatgtatattagtttatatattgtagtaaaataattgaaattaattttagttttctgttattattatatttttgtgttctaaaagtattttattatagatagtataaatcttgtaattttatgttattaatattaattaatatttgagtTGGTTTCAAtcagattttaaaataatatcccactgatattatataattaaattgggagaaaaaagatagtATGCgcttgaataaatataaatagaagtaATTGTCAATTCGTATGCTTGCTTATATATTTCACAGGCCCACAAAGAGATGCCATACCTGCTAGAGAATTCATTTTACAGATGTTTGTCGAATTGAATCCAGATATTGAGAAGATTATATACTCACATTTTACGTGTGCCACAGGTAGGCTGTTAGTAATTGATGCTAATGTGCATTTGTTTTTGCTTCTTAACATTATGTATGTTGTGTAAGATAATTTGCATGTTGCCTATATTCTACAGCAGGTACGTAATTCTTATCTTAATGGTTATTTACTTCAGGAAAATCAATCTATTTTATAGTGTCAAAAACTAATACTATtatgcaatttaattttaaaaaattcttaattaccTATTTTTTGAATGTTTATTATTCACATCATAGTTAATAATCTAAACATACTATTAGATTGATTTTCTGTCTGATTTGATGTTTCAAATCgatattaacattaaaatgtGGTTTATTATTGCATGCTGCGCTTATGGGATTATTCATCAGACACGGAAAACATTAAGCTTGTATTTTGTGCCGTTAAAGATACAATTATGCAAACTGCACTTAAAGAATTTAATCTTGCCTAAAGGACAATTTTTGCATTTACATATGATCTTTAATGTGTTTCTTTTATTGCGAATATATAcagattttttacaaaatgacTATTAATGTTTAGTCATGAGTTGGAAAATCAGAAGTAATAATAGAGTAACATATTCTGTGTGCAAAATTTTGAGACTGCCAATCTGTTCCCTGCATAATATTGTTCACGCATAAATCATTTCAACATAATAATCAATTGTTACTGAAGTGAAATGCAGTGAAAcgtagtaaaaaaaaaatatttggtttATTAGTATTACAGATTGAGTAAAGTAGTTTTTTtcagtaataccatattattTCACTAGTAAAAGAAagtacttttatttaattaatgaaattcaaaacAGTTAtcataagatataatatattttaatcatgCAGAATACCATATAACAGAACTTAAATTAGTATAATCAATTTCATAActggttttaattttaattcataagtGCTAAACTTACAAGGTCATTGGAAGGAATACTATGCTCTGCACAAAGTTTTAATGCATGGGTTatacaaacaatatttatttgcacATACTGTTTGATCATactgtaataatttcttaagtttctaaatttagttaaacaagtttattttattttaaaaaatgctacTAAAGTATTTTATGCATTCTTTCAATAACGGgtttctgtaatttatttaacaaagcACAGTTAAATGTGTAAAACAATAACGCACtgctgaaaataattaaaggatGATATTCCACTCATTTTGATCTTTATACCTACTTCTTGTgtctgtacatttttgtttaattattatcttaaaGTCAATTCTTATCACAGAATCATACGAGTAACATTTCAATCTATCAAGCCTGGAGGATATCTTTACTTCTATTTGCTTGATCGATGCAACAGAATACTTTGTAAGAGCAGTCCCCTAATTGTTTCAAGCAGTGTATATTTCACGTTTGTGGGAGTGTGGAACATACTTTGTTCTTCAATGGCATGTGATAACTATTGCATTACATATATagctttcttttctattatatatacttttataaaatttctgcaATTAATTGTAACTTCTCTAATTTGTTATGTTCAATTGTCAGTGATAAGGATTatagaaattgttataaatttatgtgcttcagttatttaatttaaatatatcattctgcaatataattaatttctttaatgattcctataatataaattatattatatatgtgtcagtgtttttgtgaatttttatatatagaagataaaaattgcatGTTGCATGTGTATGAACTTCAAACTTATTCTCACCCTTCACTTAAGGGTAAGTTGATTTGTCATATACTGTTGTATTACTATTCaatgaaagatattaattattcaaggtttcaacgtttctaaacaatttttaatggtCACTAATGCTTTTTGCTTAATTAACTGATTAACTGCATTATTATTGTTCAagttcataaattataaatgtttatactTGTTTTCTCTTACAGATACAGAAAACATCAGATTTGTATTTGCAGCAGTGAAAGACACCATTCTGCAGTTAAacttaaaagaatataatttggTTTAGATGGCAATATACAAAATTCAGGATGGACtcaagaatttttcttatacCCTGACCAAGGTATCAGTGTGAACTCTGTTAAGTTAGAAATGGGAAAGACGAAAAAGGCAGAAAATGAACAGTAATTTGTGGTGCCATCAGCGTACTGTCGCTGCTCCATTACAAGTGTACCAACTATtgattagtaaaatttataacggAGGTAACAGCGATGAACAAATATGGACCTAAATCTGAGCGTTATACGTTCTTTCCTAACCTTCTCACTGTCAATACCAACAAATTGATTTAGTTTCGTACTCTatttgttgaatttattaCCTTTTTATAGATTAGTTTAGTCAATCATGCCTGGCTGACTGCGTAATCgtctaatttttatataataataccaCGAGCAACACATCAATAAACGTATAAGATAGAGTGCAGCCATGCCATAAAATGTCTGTCCAAGTGTTCATCTCAAATCAAGAGATCTCAGCAAGAAACTGAAGAGAAGAAGGACAAATGCTTTTTAATCACAAGTAGTCGGTGACACAAGTGAGAGCAATTTTAGTGCCATTTACTAGTGTGGTGTTTTTATTGCAGTCCTTCCTTAGATGCAAAAAGCCAAAGTGTTTTTTTATCTGTGCCAGAAGCAAGTCAAAGTTCTTTCTGCATGTGACTCGAATTCATAATTCatcgtataaatattgttatatataatatataaaatgaaacatagGTTAGCATTGAAGAAAGCAACATGAAACCATCAAGAAGGAAACTTTACCACCCTtcaatattaagaaattattagaaaacatCTGTTTGATGTGATTTTAGGTAATTTAGGAGGTGAAAGGTTGCAGATTCTTCTGCTGTCTTTTTTCTCCGTAGGCTGTGTAAAAAATGTGAGGGCTGCGATCTCATACCATACAGTTATAAGTCTGCAATTTACGAACGACGTAAAAGTCTTAATTACGACACTGGTTTTCCTTTCATCCAGCCCTCGCCTATTGACACAGCATCGCGCAACTAGGGACATGGTTTAAGAACGTATGGCCCTAGTTCGCATTGTATCCAGATTAcggtgtatgtatgtatgaacTGCTCACTGCCTGCGCTCGCTCATGCTGGCTAGCGCGCTGCCCACTGCTTGTATTCTCTAATGGTTCAATTGACTGCTGTTTGTGCCACCTTTTGATGTTCTACcgaaagaatatttgtataaaggTGATAGAAACTGCTTTGCACAAACCTAGAGAGTACTTGCACAATAAACTTTATGGTGTTGGTCAAATCAGTGAATTAGGGTATGACGCTTTGACACGTATATCCTGAATGTCTAATCCTGATACTGCTAACACTCCACGCACACTGGGCAGCGTATGTCATACCCACTTTGGTTGAAACACTgaatttatatgaaagaaaaaatatataaatacattgaataaaatataatattaagagataataacaaataatattgaataataataataatattagtaataataatattaatataataataataataataatattaataataataatataatattaataatactgcTTGGTTTTCAATGAGAGTGTGTGATTAAAGAGAGTAAGGCAGAAGAAATAAATGTGTATtcaaaatgagaaaaatggtagtaaaaatgaaagaaagagagaaatggaGGGAGGAGAAGAGGATAAGAGTTAGAAAAAGGAagacagagagggagagagtggtgaaagagagagagcgagagagggagaggaagagagagagagagagagagaaagaatggGAGTGAGAGAATGAATTTAGATGTATGATATGTATGCAGAatgtatgaaacattttaacaaaagataaaaattgattgaGACGAACAGGCTTTCTTTCGCCTGATTCAAGAATGTGCGAGTGGCGCGCAAATTTGTGGCTATAGTTCATttgtaaatcattttttgtcaaaagtatacatttttctgaaaGCATAATATGTTGAGTATTCTTTCTGtgtgtataaaatgtaaacacCTACCACGCCCAAAATGAAATCAATGTTTCtaacttatttataataaataatatacattaatgataaaaataaacgcaGTTTGTGACAGTAATATCGATGCATGATACCGCATTTACCTCGTATATTTACCTGAAAATATAGTGATccttgaataaaataataatcccTGATCCtgtttatatgaaaaaagtGTTTAATTATGTATCCTAATAAAGAAGttatatttaaagtttattaagttatattttgttttcgttATGTAAGAGCTGTTaccgtttattaaaaaaaaatatattttcgttcaAGAATGTACTGTGAAATTCTTATTACCGCTTTTTACATAatcttattataatacataacaatcaaatcgaatggaaattttattcattttatttattataaattaccatATCACTTCTTATTTAAGgaattatttcaacgaattaaatttatacgaaaagaAGTAGTAGTTATTCACCTTTCTAATTATTTGAATCTATCAAACTGGTTAACAATAATTCCTTTAATCATTCACTGATTCGAATAGTTAATTTTGCTATTTAAAAAGTAGATAACATTTtacatatcaaataataaGTAGTGTATGATAACATCTTTAGTTTGAAAGTTcaaaaattaccattttattaatgtaacagtatttttataagaaagagataaaattttataacataatgttcTAATCTCCTATACCTGTGTAAGAAATGATTAACAAGCACattttaactatattttaactatatgctatatatgttacataaattttgtttaaagtaTGTGATATAATCAAATCATCTTTGTACATAAACAGAATAGTAATATATTAGTAAATTGCagatttataggaaattcaCAATTGCTAAAATCcacataatatacaaaaatataaaaatataagtgcaaaatatccaaagtataatagttattataatatcCAGTGGATGAAATAGATTTCTACTTAGacttcgtttatttaattagcgTTATAAAAGTACGCATGTGCATGAAAATCCGCAGTTTATATATTAGCCGTGAGTTATTAGGGATTTGTAATTGGCGCACAAAAATGTAGCCATACTACGTACGCCAATGAGGAAGCGGGCCGCCTAGCGGCGCATTTTCAAACATCACATCATTCTCTTAAGGCGAAAATGTCACACTGTGAAAAGGATGTTGATGCGGTGAGGAGAAAGAGCGCGCGCGCAACGTGTACGACAGCGTTATCATTTCTGCAAGTATAGTCCTGCGGAGGATCATCGAAAGGACTACACCTCTACAGTAGATTGAGTTGAGCTTTGTTCCTCGAGTCGACTCCTACAGTGAATAAAGACAAGCAAGTGAAAAGATGAGTCTTCTACTAGAAGAGGAGGAAATTGACGAGTGAGTGTTTCTGTGGCttgcaattatattttttacgctTAACTCTCTTTAACGTTCCGATTCTCATGAGACGAGAGTTACCTCCCTTTTGGTTAAGCTTGTAATAAGGGGCTTGACAGCGTCTGTAActcattttatgaaataagaaGCTTTTCTCGCGTAAATGTTTATATCTCGACAGTTGTTAAGGACTGGTTGTCCAAAGTTAAGTAGTTTGCGCGATTGTGTATTCATTACatttctttcgaaactttGTGAGATCGTTGTATGAGCTACAAGTGTACGAGGGTCCATGTGATTTTAGaaatccaatttttctttgtacatTGATTTGCATTTCTTTGAACATGCATATCACATGTAACCTACTTAACAATTAATCGTGTCTCTACTCGTGATGTCTGCATTTCtttaacgtttgaaatataaaatatattttcccaATAACGAAAAAGAATAAGAGGAAGGGCAAATTTAAAACCGTTAGTTGATTACATGAAATTATGGGAGTAATGAGATTGTGAtacttgttaaattttttgtgtttttattacgtagaaatattacgtttttataaattttcgtgATTTCACAAATAGCCTGCTGACatctatgatatttataatagacttaatatttattaggaTATAAGAATGAATTcgtagtattaaaaaatattagaaaggtTAGTTTCTTGGAGAagtattattgaattaaattcaaattcgaagatttaaaacacacatatatatatatagataaaggTCATGTGAATTAattcgatatataaaataaatacggttttataataaatattatataataaataaacaacttaatttaaatacgaaaattaaaGCACatagaaaacgaaatatatattggTTATTagctgtatatatttaaatattctcgaaaacgaattaagatggaaataattgaaagacgCAAATTGGATTTGACATTTACTTTAGCTATCACTGGTCAGCAACGAAGTGGACGATCGATGTGATAGGCTTAAACATGTATTGTGTGTCATGCgtatatcatttcttttttgttctcAAACTAATCATCCGTGTGCTCGTTCAAAGTTATTTAGGACAccctaattaattaatttgattaaaattaatgtgaTTAAATAATTCGGATGTATTAAGACCTCAATCGATTCACCTTGAATTGCATGGCATATACTTCCCATTATATTGGAGTACTAAATGAGAGCATTTGGTGCATAACCCTGATTAAGTTGAACACGAATGCTTTAATGCTTTTAACGCTAAGCGTAACTTTTGCCATTGGTGCTTTTTAGTAGAATATATGTAATCTTTATGTAGGTGTAAATTTTGGCATTTATCGGATAGATTCTTCGCGTCGCTAATCATTGATAAGAAGAcaggattttaattaaaaaataattatattttaatcgataaaagtGTATATCGCCTTAATTGTGTATTGTAGATTGTACAAATGTTTTGCATTGTATCGTCAACTATGAGTATggtaaattctaattaaaattgttctttctttttctgttgcgttttgttaaattacagagaagtttaattaaataatttatggcACGGTAGTCGCGTATTATTAAAACGCGTAATGTTCTCGATAGAACAAATTGAATCTTTAAACGTGGTTTAATTCTAAGTGCAAAATAAGTTTGTgaaaagtttggaaatttttacatttctttcttcttcttgctctCCCTGTAACTGttgaattttatctttgatTTTTCGCCTTACAGctgtaaaatacatataccttacaaatatttttaaattatttacaactaCATTTTAGGAATATGTACTCTATAAAAGGTTGTAGGAAATTGACTCTTTTATCTCTAACacgttattttgttaaatacgttatttgcaattattatttgcattttaattaagCAAATAGAGTACTTATTTCTtagataacgttatttatatttgttcattgataatataaatatgaacaaGAACGTCGActctcattttcttctttaaaaatctTAAACAAAATCTTAAGCGTATACAATTACCTAACATTATCGGAACAgagagaatttttaaacatatttttctattataggTAAATTAccaggaaaattaatttgtaaataaagcTACCTTTATTTACTacgttattataaataaatcatttaacCTGCGGGTTTTAGTTCACATAGAGaagagtttgaaaaattttgtaaagagGAACTTctggaaacttttaattaaaatcagtTGTGTATGCATGGTAACACGAGACTACTAAGTTAGTGGTACTAACATAACTAACAACAGCGCACTATTTACTTCCAGAGTTTCTGCATGATATATTCAAAAGTTATGTGATAATTTTAAAGTTATCTCGTTTGTAACGTACCTTTTATCAAATTAGAATCGCATGGTATCGACGCCCCAATACGAtcaattattctaattttagatTATTGCGTAATAAATGTCTCTTTTCGACGAGGCTCCTGTTTCAGTcacttttcaattataaaatatctggAACTTCTTTCTACTTATATATCATTCTATTTCGACAGCTATAGTCTATACTTTTTCCGTTTGTTGATTTCacaataattttaacgttatttatgttttattttttttttttttttttaagtccAAGGTATGGAAACGTGACTTTAGAACCATTTTTATCTgttaatatgcaaaaaataGATCTATACACTTGCACATAGCAACTTtggaatattggaaatattagaTCTCCGTGAAACTGAGATTAACTAACTCGTACGGCAGCAAAGAATGTAACAATTTCAGTGCACTTAACGTTACAGTGAACGTTATTCTCATTGTAGGAATTCTCATTGTAAAACGATTCGTGCTTACTGATTGCCTTTTATCTCGAAATTAACATTTACATTGCGACAGTTTAATAGATCATAATCTCTGTTCCATCTGTGTTCAATCTTTTTGCACTTTGACTAATTTATCGCATCCTCGATCCACGTAtacgattaaaatgaaatccGATGTTAACGTGAAATCAACGTGAAGATAATTTAAGATATATGTCGTCGTATTTCTTAATTCTAACACGAAAAGGTTCGACAATATTACTTTGCTAATCAACTCcgtgatatttatttcacgataGAACAATAAACCATCCTTTAATATACTGACGCGTTCCAGCATTATTTCGTGCATATTGGCGAACTCGCAGAAAGTTTCGATTACGTTCAGTTGATTAAATTTTGGcggaaattagaattttctataCCTAAGGTTCCTTAAGATATCTacgtaattcaattatttaaactattCATCGTATGTTACGAAGATTAAATGTTGATACTCTTAAGaaaattacttctttttcgtgtttttattctttcgtaaATTTATCCTGCTTTTATATCTCTTTTTTACTCTCCTACATAATATAcgttttcttttgtttcctgAAATATTCACGCAACATTTTTCGCACGCAACATCCGTGATACTTGCGCCATATTTAATCTTAACAATAACGTACGTAACTTCCGTAGATTTTTCCTAACCTCTCCTAACTTggataattttccaatttgtcATTCTGTTCTACGCTTTTGATTTTTGTATGGACGAATAAGGAAATTGACGAGCCGAGACGTAATGCTCGGAAGTCTTCTAAAAGTCTGTTTTAACTTTGATCgttcacaaaggatataacccacaaaggatataacctaacaaacgcGAAGATGATACTCCGCTGGGGATAACCATCCACATGATATTTTCTACCAAACATTTAAGccataatattttaccaaatgtcttactggacaaattgtaaaatttaaataaataataaaaaaaactttgATCGTTAAATGTCTTGCAGATGTGGTATCTCTCATATAGTAAATGTACAAGTTT
This sequence is a window from Bombus pyrosoma isolate SC7728 linkage group LG10, ASM1482585v1, whole genome shotgun sequence. Protein-coding genes within it:
- the LOC122571673 gene encoding guanine nucleotide-binding protein G(q) subunit alpha isoform X7, with amino-acid sequence MACCLSEEAREQKRINQEIERQLRKDKRDARRELKLLLLGTGESGKSTFIKQMRIIHGSGYSDDDKRGFIKLVYQNIFMAMQSMIRAMDLLKIQYASSANIEKAELVRSVDFETVTTFESPYVEAIKDLWADSGIQECYDRRREYQLTDSAKYYLLEIDRVAARGYLPTEQDILRVRVPTTGIIEYPFDLEEIRFSYLSDLERIEKPDFLPTEQDILRARAPTTGIIEYPFDLDSIIFRMVDVGGQRSERRKWIHCFENVTSIIFLVALSEYDQILFESENENRMEESKALFKTIITYPWFQQSSVILFLNKKDLLEEKIMYSHLVDYFPEYNGPQRDAIPAREFILQMFVELNPDIEKIIYSHFTCATDTENIRFVFAAVKDTILQLNLKEYNLV
- the LOC122571673 gene encoding G protein alpha q subunit isoform X5, with product MACCLSEEAREQKRINQEIERQLRKDKRDARRELKLLLLGTGESGKSTFIKQMRIIHGSGYSDDDKRGFIKLVYQNIFMAMQSMIRAMDLLKIQYASSANIEKAELVRSVDFETVTTFESPYVEAIKDLWADSGIQECYDRRREYQLTDSAKYYLSDLERIEKPDFLPTEQDILRARAPTTGIIEYPFDLDSIIFRMVDVGGQRSERRKWIHCFENVTSIIFLVALSEYDQILFESENENRMEESKALFKTIITYPWFQQSSVILFLNKKDLLEEKIMYSHLVDYFPEYNDTENIKLVFCAVKDTIMQTALKEFNLA
- the LOC122571673 gene encoding guanine nucleotide-binding protein G(q) subunit alpha isoform X8 gives rise to the protein MACCLSEEAREQKRINQEIERQLRKDKRDARRELKLLLLGTGESGKSTFIKQMRIIHGSGYSDDDKRGFIKLVYQNIFMAMQSMIRAMDLLKIQYASSANIEKAELVRSVDFETVTTFESPYVEAIKDLWADSGIQECYDRRREYQLTDSAKYYLLEIDRVAARGYLPTEQDILRVRVPTTGIIEYPFDLEEIRFSYLSDLERIEKPDFLPTEQDILRARAPTTGIIEYPFDLDSIIFRMVDVGGQRSERRKWIHCFENVTSIIFLVALSEYDQILFESENENRMEESKALFKTIITYPWFQQSSVILFLNKKDLLEEKIMYSHLVDYFPEYNGPQRDAIPAREFILQMFVELNPDIEKIIYSHFTCATDTENIKLVFCAVKDTIMQTALKEFNLA
- the LOC122571673 gene encoding G protein alpha q subunit isoform X3, with translation MACCLSEEAREQKRINQEIERQLRKDKRDARRELKLLLLGTGESGKSTFIKQMRIIHGSGYSDDDKRGFIKLVYQNIFMAMQSMIRAMDLLKIQYASSANIEKAELVRSVDFETVTTFESPYVEAIKDLWADSGIQECYDRRREYQLTDSAKYYLSDLERIEKPDFLPTEQDILRARAPTTGIIEYPFDLDSIIFRMVDVGGQRSERRKWIHCFENVTSIIFLVALSEYDQILFESENENRMEESKALFKTIITYPWFQQSSVILFLNKKDLLEEKIMYSHLVDYFPEYNGPKQQDVPAREFILKVYLSTNPDPDRMCYSHFTCATDTENIKLVFCAVKDTIMQTALKEFNLA
- the LOC122571673 gene encoding guanine nucleotide-binding protein G(q) subunit alpha isoform X1; its protein translation is MACCLSEEAREQKRINQEIERQLRKDKRDARRELKLLLLGTGESGKSTFIKQMRIIHGSGYSDDDKRGFIKLVYQNIFMAMQSMIRAMDLLKIQYASSANIEKAELVRSVDFETVTTFESPYVEAIKDLWADSGIQECYDRRREYQLTDSAKYYLSDLERIEKPDFLPTEQDILRARAPTTGIIEYPFDLDSIIFRMVDVGGQRSERRKWIHCFENVTSIIFLVALSEYDQILFESENENRMEESKALFKTIITYPWFQQSSVILFLNKKDLLEEKIMYSHLVDYFPEYNGPQRDAIPAREFILQMFVELNPDIEKIIYSHFTCATDTENIRFVFAAVKDTILQLNLKEYNLV